From Streptomyces sp. NBC_00690, a single genomic window includes:
- a CDS encoding transposase codes for MTRGGADLELERAQMPKGFKCPVCGTNTVQRVSTNKLQCTKCKSRYDKSVFGL; via the coding sequence GTGACGAGAGGTGGCGCAGACCTTGAGCTGGAGAGAGCCCAAATGCCTAAGGGATTCAAGTGCCCCGTGTGCGGTACGAACACCGTTCAGCGGGTCAGCACCAACAAGTTGCAGTGCACGAAGTGCAAGTCGCGCTACGACAAGAGCGTCTTCGGGCTCTGA
- a CDS encoding HNH endonuclease → MAQVRKAVPAEVKRAVLVEAGHRCAIPTCKTSTTEIAHIKPWRVVREHKFENLIALCPTCHTRFDGGEIDRKAMLQYKANLGVINGRYGEIERRVLALFAENPEINSVPMPAASDIAMMHLVKDGLFARGLKPNLGIMIANGACATIDFTGKTQEFYTITEKGRDLVSRLTEARSLN, encoded by the coding sequence ATGGCACAAGTTCGAAAGGCTGTCCCCGCGGAAGTGAAGCGGGCCGTGCTCGTTGAGGCGGGGCACCGATGCGCGATCCCAACGTGCAAGACCAGTACGACGGAGATCGCGCACATCAAGCCGTGGCGCGTCGTGCGCGAGCACAAGTTCGAGAACCTCATTGCGCTCTGCCCGACGTGTCACACGCGCTTCGACGGCGGAGAGATCGATCGCAAGGCGATGCTCCAGTACAAGGCGAACCTCGGCGTGATCAACGGACGGTACGGAGAGATCGAGCGCCGTGTCTTGGCGCTGTTCGCCGAGAATCCAGAGATCAACTCGGTGCCGATGCCCGCTGCCTCCGACATCGCAATGATGCACCTGGTGAAAGACGGGCTTTTTGCGCGCGGGCTGAAGCCCAACTTGGGCATCATGATCGCCAACGGGGCTTGCGCAACGATCGACTTCACGGGGAAGACCCAGGAGTTCTACACCATCACCGAGAAGGGCCGAGACCTTGTGTCTAGGCTCACGGAGGCGCGCTCACTGAACTGA
- a CDS encoding phage terminase small subunit has translation MPGPVPNREDDLARPRERKGGDVQSVSRGVARPAKVPNGDRSWHPIAKRLWDSLKESGQADFYQASDWALAYSLCEDLSYYKASGKRSGQMLQTIYSAFERLLVAEGDRRRVRIELHEPVPDEQSAAVLAIADYKKDLGLAE, from the coding sequence ATGCCCGGCCCCGTACCCAATCGCGAGGACGACCTCGCCCGCCCCCGCGAGCGCAAGGGTGGCGATGTCCAGTCGGTGTCGCGCGGGGTCGCCCGGCCCGCGAAGGTCCCGAACGGCGACCGCTCCTGGCACCCGATCGCGAAGCGCTTGTGGGACTCCCTGAAGGAGTCCGGTCAGGCGGATTTCTACCAGGCGAGCGACTGGGCCCTCGCCTACTCGCTGTGTGAAGACCTGTCCTACTACAAGGCGTCGGGGAAGCGCAGTGGTCAGATGCTTCAGACGATCTACTCCGCTTTCGAGCGGCTCCTCGTTGCCGAGGGCGACCGGCGCCGTGTGCGTATCGAACTGCACGAGCCTGTGCCCGACGAGCAATCTGCGGCGGTCCTCGCTATCGCTGACTACAAGAAGGATCTCGGACTCGCCGAGTAA
- a CDS encoding terminase: MPARTLGWQVAGWCAEYLDGEGSTDEKRVPWRFTREQLRFLLWWYAIGEDGEFVYRTGVLQRLKGWGKDPLLAVISLVEFVGPSRFSHWDENGEPVAKPHPQAWVQVTAVSQEQTVNTMGYLPVLMSEKLISTYGIKLGAELIRADRGRKRLQAVTSSYRAIEGKRTTFTLLNETHHWVLGNGGVKMYETIDGNATKMDSRYLSITNAFMPGEDSVAERMREAYEKVREGLAADVGALYDSIEAHPATPLTAEALRIVIPKIRGDAVWLKVETIIKSVLNLTISAARSRRMYLNQIVAEEDAVHGPAEWDVLRDTSLSLKPGDEITVGFDGGLRDDATALVAVRVSDMAAFLIGLWEKPDGPAGANWEVPKAEVDSAVHDTFRVFSVQGMYADVALWESYISEWSEAYGEGLAVKAPGKDAIGWDMRSSLKSSTLAHERLMRSIFDRKLRHDGDLKLRRHALNARRRVNNYGVSFGKESRESPKKVDAYAALMLAHEALTDLRARGKRVRKRTGRGFFI, from the coding sequence TTGCCGGCGCGCACTCTCGGCTGGCAGGTCGCCGGCTGGTGCGCGGAGTACCTCGACGGCGAGGGCTCGACCGACGAGAAGCGTGTCCCCTGGCGCTTCACCCGCGAGCAGCTCCGCTTCCTCCTGTGGTGGTACGCCATCGGCGAGGACGGCGAGTTCGTCTACAGAACCGGCGTCTTGCAGAGACTCAAGGGCTGGGGCAAGGACCCGCTTCTCGCGGTGATCTCGCTCGTGGAGTTCGTCGGGCCGTCGCGCTTCTCCCACTGGGACGAGAACGGCGAGCCGGTAGCCAAGCCACACCCACAGGCGTGGGTGCAGGTGACGGCCGTCAGCCAAGAGCAGACGGTGAACACCATGGGCTACCTGCCGGTCCTGATGTCCGAGAAGCTGATCTCGACGTACGGCATCAAGCTTGGCGCCGAGCTGATCCGGGCGGACCGGGGGCGCAAGCGCCTCCAGGCCGTGACCAGCTCGTATCGCGCGATCGAGGGCAAGAGAACAACTTTCACCTTGCTCAATGAAACTCATCACTGGGTCTTGGGCAACGGCGGCGTCAAGATGTACGAGACCATCGACGGCAACGCCACAAAAATGGACTCCCGCTATCTCAGCATCACCAACGCCTTCATGCCGGGCGAGGACAGCGTCGCCGAGCGGATGCGCGAGGCGTACGAGAAGGTCCGGGAGGGCTTGGCGGCCGATGTCGGCGCGCTGTACGACTCGATCGAGGCTCACCCTGCGACGCCCCTGACGGCCGAGGCCCTGCGCATCGTCATCCCGAAAATCAGGGGTGACGCGGTGTGGCTCAAAGTCGAAACGATCATCAAGTCTGTCCTCAACCTGACGATCTCCGCCGCGCGTTCGCGGCGCATGTACTTGAATCAGATCGTCGCCGAAGAGGACGCGGTGCACGGTCCGGCCGAGTGGGATGTCCTACGGGACACCTCGCTTTCGCTGAAGCCCGGCGACGAGATCACAGTCGGCTTCGACGGCGGCCTCCGGGACGACGCGACCGCCTTGGTTGCCGTTCGCGTCTCCGACATGGCCGCCTTCCTGATCGGCCTGTGGGAGAAGCCAGACGGCCCGGCCGGGGCGAACTGGGAGGTTCCGAAGGCCGAGGTTGACTCGGCCGTGCACGACACCTTCCGTGTCTTCTCGGTGCAGGGCATGTATGCCGACGTTGCCCTCTGGGAGTCGTACATCTCCGAGTGGTCGGAGGCGTACGGCGAGGGCCTGGCCGTGAAGGCGCCCGGCAAGGACGCGATCGGCTGGGACATGCGGTCGAGCCTCAAGTCCTCGACCCTCGCGCACGAACGGCTCATGCGCTCCATCTTCGACAGGAAGCTCCGCCACGACGGCGACCTGAAGCTGCGTCGGCACGCGCTCAATGCGCGGCGCCGGGTGAACAACTACGGCGTCTCGTTCGGCAAGGAAAGCCGGGAGAGCCCGAAGAAGGTCGACGCGTACGCGGCGCTCATGTTGGCGCACGAGGCTCTCACCGATCTCCGTGCCCGCGGCAAGCGCGTCCGCAAGCGGACCGGCCGGGGCTTCTTCATTTGA
- a CDS encoding antirestriction protein ArdA: MSTTTTVRPRAWIGCLACYNAGRLVGDWHDGDVAGLVTPEDLHGRPTTHEEMWVMDHENYCGAITGECSPSHAAEVAEALAELDEGDAEAFAIWMRHWGMYADRDEWVDQFRDAYRGFHRSEAEYAQEWAEEMASPEEVARMNTWPFSEIDWDRAAEVLFADLHAEASAGGVHVFWCE, translated from the coding sequence ATGTCCACAACCACCACCGTCCGGCCCCGCGCCTGGATCGGCTGTCTGGCCTGCTACAACGCGGGCCGACTCGTCGGCGACTGGCACGACGGCGATGTAGCCGGTCTTGTCACGCCCGAAGACCTCCATGGCCGCCCCACCACCCACGAAGAGATGTGGGTCATGGACCACGAGAACTACTGCGGCGCGATCACGGGCGAGTGCTCTCCCTCGCACGCCGCAGAGGTCGCCGAGGCCCTGGCTGAACTCGACGAAGGGGATGCGGAGGCGTTCGCCATCTGGATGCGCCATTGGGGCATGTACGCGGATCGAGACGAGTGGGTGGATCAATTCCGCGACGCCTACCGCGGATTCCATCGGAGCGAGGCCGAATATGCCCAGGAGTGGGCCGAGGAGATGGCCAGCCCGGAGGAGGTGGCCCGTATGAACACCTGGCCGTTCAGCGAGATCGACTGGGACCGCGCTGCCGAAGTCCTCTTTGCCGACCTTCACGCCGAGGCGTCGGCCGGCGGCGTCCACGTCTTCTGGTGCGAATGA
- a CDS encoding phage portal protein: MAASSPMSLARQLLGVLHRDGDRLRRIDDYLHGRHGDPYMPPQADDEYRLLARRSVSNWMPLLVSTPAQALYVDGHRPGRSGESAVQPDSATPEWEHWQRSRLDARQAAVYRGALAYGHSFTVTERSRDGQVRTRGLSALRTSALYEDPANDDVPAAALTVTAWPVGESLGRARLWDARRVYEVVFRSAADEDSVRVDGGLVHGASECPVTRFAASVDLEGRTVGVIEPMIATQDRINQTSFDLLLAQSYGSTKVRTVTGMAPPVRRDPETGEPVLDESGNPIPLSINHNARRFLFAEDPDTRFGSLDETPLAGFVESLEMSIRHLSALAQVPPHAMLGQIANLSAEALQAAETSLSRMIAEFRTGFGESWERVFRLAGELSGNTASAEDHRGEVVWRDMESRSLAQAADALGKLREQLGIPERGLWRRVPGVTQTELEDWEEMREDDDSVGQLAGAITRATPESRPVEAVAA, translated from the coding sequence GTGGCCGCTTCTTCCCCCATGTCGCTCGCTCGACAGCTTCTCGGCGTCCTTCATCGTGACGGTGACCGGCTGCGCCGGATCGACGACTATCTGCACGGTCGACATGGCGATCCGTACATGCCGCCCCAGGCGGACGACGAGTATCGGCTGCTGGCTCGCAGGTCGGTGTCAAATTGGATGCCCCTGCTCGTCTCGACCCCGGCGCAGGCCCTCTACGTGGATGGGCACCGGCCGGGTCGGAGCGGAGAGTCTGCGGTGCAGCCGGATTCGGCGACGCCGGAGTGGGAGCACTGGCAGCGGTCCCGGCTGGATGCTCGGCAGGCCGCTGTATATAGGGGTGCGCTCGCGTACGGGCACAGCTTCACCGTGACCGAGCGGTCCCGGGACGGCCAGGTGCGTACACGGGGTCTGTCCGCGTTGCGGACGAGCGCGCTGTATGAGGACCCGGCGAACGATGACGTGCCGGCCGCCGCACTGACGGTGACCGCCTGGCCGGTGGGTGAGTCGCTGGGCCGGGCCCGGCTGTGGGACGCCCGCCGGGTGTACGAGGTGGTCTTCCGGTCTGCGGCTGACGAGGACTCGGTGCGGGTCGACGGTGGGCTCGTCCACGGGGCGAGCGAGTGTCCGGTGACCCGGTTCGCGGCCTCCGTGGATCTGGAGGGTCGGACTGTCGGCGTGATCGAGCCGATGATCGCCACTCAAGATCGAATCAATCAAACGTCGTTCGACTTGCTCCTGGCGCAGAGTTACGGCTCCACCAAGGTCAGGACCGTTACGGGCATGGCGCCGCCAGTCCGGCGGGACCCCGAGACTGGTGAGCCGGTCCTCGACGAATCCGGCAACCCCATACCCCTGTCGATCAACCACAACGCCCGCCGATTCTTGTTCGCCGAAGATCCCGACACAAGATTCGGGAGCCTCGACGAGACGCCACTCGCTGGTTTCGTTGAGTCCCTGGAGATGAGCATCCGGCATCTCAGCGCGCTCGCGCAGGTGCCTCCCCACGCGATGCTGGGGCAGATCGCCAACTTGAGCGCCGAGGCGCTCCAAGCGGCCGAGACTTCGCTGTCCCGGATGATCGCGGAGTTCCGGACGGGCTTCGGCGAGTCGTGGGAAAGAGTTTTCAGGCTCGCGGGCGAGCTGTCCGGCAACACGGCGTCGGCCGAGGACCACCGGGGCGAGGTCGTGTGGCGGGACATGGAGTCCCGGTCGCTCGCCCAGGCCGCCGACGCCCTCGGCAAGTTGCGCGAACAGCTCGGCATCCCTGAGCGGGGCCTGTGGCGCCGCGTGCCGGGTGTGACCCAGACCGAACTTGAGGACTGGGAGGAGATGCGGGAGGACGACGACTCGGTGGGGCAGCTCGCGGGCGCGATCACCCGCGCGACCCCCGAGTCCCGCCCGGTTGAAGCGGTGGCGGCGTGA